A region from the Gemmatimonadota bacterium genome encodes:
- a CDS encoding DUF5706 domain-containing protein → MSGDEKPKKKKKKKHKDDGLGSSRGIETMFRTSYQSHLNLSSMADNKANIMISINGIIISVVIASISPRIDSNPWLLVPTVVLLLGCAASMVFAVLAARPRITHRQLTLDDVESNRANILFFGNFVGLTEDDFVAGLKSLLTNTDRLYTNMMRDIYSLGRVLQRKYTLLRTSYTVFMIALVASVLLFLVVYYGVVGQVTL, encoded by the coding sequence GTGTCTGGCGACGAAAAGCCGAAGAAGAAGAAAAAGAAGAAGCACAAGGACGACGGGTTGGGGTCTTCTCGCGGTATCGAGACCATGTTCCGCACGTCCTACCAGTCGCATCTCAATCTCAGCTCAATGGCCGACAACAAGGCCAACATCATGATCTCCATCAACGGGATCATCATCTCGGTGGTGATCGCCTCGATCTCGCCGAGGATCGACAGCAATCCCTGGCTGCTGGTCCCGACGGTGGTCCTGCTGCTCGGATGCGCGGCGTCGATGGTCTTCGCGGTTCTGGCGGCGCGTCCACGCATCACCCACCGGCAGCTCACGCTGGACGACGTCGAGTCCAACCGGGCCAACATCCTGTTCTTCGGGAACTTCGTGGGCTTGACCGAAGATGACTTCGTGGCGGGGCTCAAGTCGTTGCTGACCAACACGGACCGTCTCTACACCAACATGATGCGGGATATCTATTCACTGGGGCGCGTATTGCAGAGGAAGTACACACTGCTGCGTACTTCGTACACCGTGTTCATGATCGCGCTGGTGGCGAGTGTTCTGCTCTTCCTCGTGGTGTACTACGGGGTGGTGGGCCAGGTGACCTTATGA
- a CDS encoding GAF domain-containing protein, translating into MGHLRGPAFPFSTYLSLEGVLEFWRGLGQDPGHALSAHARTLLHRAEGTGQLRGRIADAVVIERHRSLVEALLSALFPTADAQALGAVGAPFAYTNIYETPAARRTGVFSEDAFRDGLSLRGDVLERGEIIAAYQYVLLRCYGIDAKLDYPMLMSRTDTTTGLLRHYQVGWDSAFVEVAPRGPKLHPSDADLRRLLAEPTNLALWMEVLPPERFELGGLSIVRATDVTVREAVSRLKDDLLQHDAMASPAHVERWQQRIRTLLGAPDVEVGVIGFGDASDVSELDYAFPVGRSLLLCSGALPECPERGESNYAEAFTSGAAVIVSDLEHARRITGLEASLMAQGFKSLLLQPLFVGQRLLGLLEVASPREGAMSALSAFKLSEVAQPFATALERRLGEREVLLQSIIKRKYTAIHPSVEWRFREAAARVLDGDEEEMPEPIVFPGVYPVYGLTDIRGSSETRSRAIQGDLVEQLELGLAAVQAAGRRPSLPVLDQLAFRMEQCLERVRSELRSEDETAALTFLGQEIEPLLDDLAALDPDVARAVEAYREALDPRLGVVYRRRQAFEHSVARFNETVAQVLEREQELAQAVFPHFFEKFQSDGVDYNVYVGDSIARHGGFSELHLHNLRLWQLEMIARIEWELARVRPTLSVDLAPTHLVLVQDQPLAIRFRVDEKRFDVDGAYNIRYELVKKRIDKAHIRSTGERLTQPGYLAVVYSHAHEGVEYRRYFEYLIASGYYTGPVEEHELEDMQGVRGLRALRLGIASVAPDTRPDGARGVAAAGSARVRA; encoded by the coding sequence ATGGGACATCTGCGGGGACCAGCTTTCCCATTCTCCACGTACCTGAGCCTGGAAGGTGTCCTGGAGTTCTGGCGGGGGTTGGGCCAGGATCCAGGCCATGCGCTCAGCGCGCACGCGCGCACGCTGCTGCATCGCGCGGAGGGCACGGGGCAACTCCGCGGGCGGATCGCCGATGCGGTGGTGATCGAGCGCCACCGGTCCCTGGTCGAGGCTCTGTTGTCGGCGTTGTTCCCGACCGCGGACGCCCAGGCCCTGGGCGCGGTCGGTGCGCCCTTTGCTTACACCAACATCTACGAGACGCCAGCGGCGCGACGGACGGGCGTCTTCAGTGAAGACGCGTTTCGGGATGGCCTGTCCCTGCGAGGCGATGTGCTGGAGCGCGGAGAGATCATCGCGGCCTACCAATACGTCCTGCTTCGCTGCTACGGGATCGACGCCAAGCTCGATTACCCGATGCTCATGTCCCGCACGGACACGACGACAGGGCTGCTGCGCCACTATCAGGTCGGATGGGATTCGGCGTTCGTGGAGGTGGCACCGCGGGGTCCCAAGTTGCACCCGAGCGATGCGGATCTGCGCCGCCTGCTCGCGGAGCCTACCAACCTGGCGCTCTGGATGGAGGTGCTACCACCAGAGCGCTTCGAGCTTGGAGGCTTGAGCATCGTGCGTGCTACGGACGTGACGGTCCGCGAAGCCGTATCCCGTCTGAAAGACGATCTGCTCCAGCACGACGCCATGGCCTCGCCGGCCCACGTCGAACGCTGGCAGCAGCGCATCCGCACCTTGTTAGGAGCGCCCGATGTCGAGGTGGGTGTGATCGGTTTCGGTGACGCCAGTGACGTGAGCGAGCTCGACTACGCATTCCCCGTCGGGCGCAGCCTGCTGCTCTGCAGCGGTGCGTTGCCCGAGTGTCCGGAGCGGGGAGAATCGAACTACGCGGAGGCGTTCACCAGCGGTGCGGCCGTCATCGTGAGCGACCTCGAGCACGCGCGTCGCATCACGGGGCTCGAGGCCTCCCTGATGGCGCAGGGGTTCAAGAGCCTCCTCCTCCAGCCGCTGTTCGTGGGGCAGCGTCTGCTGGGGCTGTTGGAGGTGGCCTCCCCCCGGGAGGGAGCCATGAGTGCGCTCAGCGCCTTCAAGCTGAGCGAAGTGGCGCAACCGTTCGCCACGGCCCTGGAGCGGAGGTTGGGCGAGCGCGAGGTGCTCCTGCAGTCCATCATCAAACGGAAGTACACCGCCATCCACCCGTCGGTCGAATGGCGCTTCCGCGAGGCGGCTGCCCGCGTACTCGATGGCGACGAGGAGGAGATGCCGGAGCCCATCGTATTTCCGGGCGTCTATCCGGTCTACGGGCTGACCGACATTCGGGGTTCGTCCGAGACGCGGAGCCGGGCCATTCAGGGTGACCTGGTCGAGCAGCTCGAGCTGGGGCTCGCCGCGGTACAAGCTGCGGGTCGGCGCCCTTCTCTCCCTGTCCTCGATCAGCTGGCCTTCCGCATGGAGCAGTGCCTGGAGCGGGTCCGCAGCGAGCTGCGCTCTGAGGACGAGACGGCGGCCCTCACCTTCCTGGGTCAGGAGATCGAGCCGCTGCTGGATGACCTGGCGGCTTTGGACCCCGATGTGGCCCGCGCGGTGGAGGCCTACCGGGAGGCCCTCGATCCACGGCTCGGTGTGGTCTACCGGCGGCGGCAGGCGTTCGAGCACAGCGTCGCCCGCTTCAACGAAACGGTCGCGCAGGTCCTCGAGCGGGAACAGGAGCTGGCACAGGCCGTGTTTCCGCACTTCTTCGAGAAGTTCCAGTCGGACGGCGTCGACTACAACGTCTACGTCGGAGATTCGATCGCCCGCCACGGTGGGTTCAGCGAGCTCCACCTGCACAACCTGAGGCTGTGGCAGCTCGAGATGATCGCGCGCATCGAGTGGGAGTTGGCTCGGGTGCGGCCCACCTTGAGCGTAGACCTCGCCCCGACCCACCTGGTCCTGGTGCAGGACCAGCCGCTGGCTATCCGCTTCCGGGTCGACGAGAAACGCTTCGACGTCGACGGTGCCTACAACATCCGCTACGAGTTGGTGAAGAAGCGGATCGACAAGGCGCACATCCGCTCGACCGGAGAGCGCCTGACCCAGCCGGGCTACCTGGCCGTGGTCTACTCGCACGCGCATGAGGGCGTCGAGTACCGCAGGTACTTCGAGTACCTGATCGCGTCCGGCTACTACACGGGGCCGGTGGAGGAGCACGAGCTCGAGGATATGCAGGGCGTGCGGGGCCTGCGGGCGCTGCGCCTTGGCATCGCGTCCGTCGCGCCGGACACGCGTCCGGACGGGGCGCGGGGGGTGGCCGCGGCCGGGTCGGCCCGCGTCAGGGCGTAG
- the ppk1 gene encoding polyphosphate kinase 1, with translation MSRTDRIHDRELSWLGFNGRVLQEAQRSELAPLDRLRFLAIVSSNLDEFFRVRVASLRSALRLKKKKRAELGFQKTRKRLRAIHEAVLRQQSEFGRTLREQILPELARRGVPLWDERTAPPATHDSLRRYFDERVAPLLDPVPLRTADTPLFLEDRSLYLACVLRDPEAVPLSESEVWILRVPVGPLPRFVEVTEAGGGVLFVDDVIRLHLPRLFPGHRVEAAWSVKLSRDADLDVDDEFSGDLVEKVRSALERRGRGVPARFLYDAAAPAALVQHLKDRLALEDDDLVAGWRYHNLHDLGTFPTLGRAVQGAPLPSPRPLRALAGPDTPWEAIRAQDRLLQLPYQSFTAVLDVLGAAAADPQVTEIQATLYRVAADSRVAAALMAGARRGARVVAFVEVKARFDEASNLDWARAMEDAGVRVLYSKPGIKVHSKLVSITRQDADGERRYAYLATGNLNESTARFYTDLGLFTADPRLTDDVAEVFRALASEDMGSRPTFGHLLVAPWGLRSGFEQRIEAEIDAAVRGRPAGMTLKMNALEDEAMIERLYDASAAGVPIDLIVRGICCLKPGVPGLSESIRARSLVGPFLEHSRAYRFVAGGEEQLYLASADWMTRNLDRRVEVAFPLYDREVRRQVSEMLDRQLRDNVRARVIDADQTNRFVPEGSPRVDSQLAAFDAIEG, from the coding sequence ATGAGCCGCACCGACCGCATCCACGATCGAGAGCTGAGCTGGCTGGGCTTCAACGGTCGGGTGTTGCAGGAGGCGCAGCGGTCCGAACTGGCGCCGCTCGATCGGCTGCGCTTCCTGGCCATCGTCTCGTCCAACCTCGACGAGTTCTTCCGGGTGCGCGTCGCGTCGCTGCGCAGCGCCCTGCGTCTCAAGAAGAAGAAGCGGGCGGAGCTGGGCTTTCAGAAGACGCGCAAGCGGTTGCGTGCCATCCACGAGGCGGTGCTCCGTCAGCAGTCCGAATTCGGCCGCACACTCCGGGAGCAGATCCTGCCGGAGCTCGCTCGCAGGGGCGTGCCCTTGTGGGACGAACGGACGGCCCCCCCTGCCACCCACGATTCGTTGCGCCGGTACTTCGACGAGCGGGTCGCACCCCTTCTGGATCCGGTGCCGCTGCGCACTGCGGACACGCCCCTCTTTCTGGAGGATCGCAGCCTGTATCTCGCGTGTGTGCTGCGCGACCCAGAGGCGGTGCCGCTGTCCGAGTCCGAGGTCTGGATCCTGAGGGTTCCGGTCGGCCCTCTCCCGCGTTTCGTGGAGGTGACGGAGGCAGGCGGTGGAGTGCTCTTCGTCGACGACGTGATCCGCCTCCATCTGCCCCGACTGTTCCCTGGGCACCGTGTCGAGGCGGCTTGGTCCGTGAAGCTGTCCCGGGACGCCGACCTCGATGTGGACGACGAATTCTCGGGTGATCTGGTGGAGAAGGTCCGGTCCGCGTTGGAGCGGAGGGGGAGGGGCGTGCCGGCCCGCTTCCTCTACGATGCCGCTGCACCGGCGGCGCTGGTGCAGCACCTCAAGGACCGCCTGGCTCTCGAAGACGACGACCTGGTGGCGGGATGGCGGTACCACAATCTGCACGACCTGGGCACGTTCCCCACCCTCGGCCGGGCGGTGCAGGGGGCTCCGCTCCCGTCGCCGCGGCCCCTGCGCGCCCTCGCAGGCCCCGACACGCCGTGGGAGGCCATCCGCGCCCAGGACCGGCTCCTGCAGCTGCCGTATCAGTCCTTCACCGCCGTGCTCGACGTGTTGGGGGCTGCAGCTGCCGATCCACAGGTCACGGAGATCCAGGCCACGCTCTACCGGGTCGCCGCCGACTCGCGGGTCGCAGCGGCATTGATGGCAGGCGCCCGCCGCGGCGCACGGGTGGTGGCCTTCGTGGAGGTGAAGGCCCGCTTCGATGAGGCGTCCAACCTGGATTGGGCACGAGCCATGGAAGACGCGGGCGTGCGGGTGCTCTACAGCAAGCCTGGGATCAAAGTCCACAGCAAGCTGGTGTCGATCACCCGGCAGGACGCGGACGGGGAGCGGCGCTACGCCTACCTGGCCACCGGCAACCTCAACGAGTCCACTGCGCGCTTCTACACGGATCTGGGGCTGTTCACGGCCGATCCGCGGCTGACCGACGACGTGGCGGAGGTCTTCCGTGCGCTCGCCAGCGAGGACATGGGCTCGAGACCGACCTTCGGGCACCTGCTGGTGGCGCCCTGGGGGCTACGCAGCGGGTTCGAGCAACGGATCGAGGCGGAGATCGACGCCGCGGTGCGGGGCAGGCCCGCGGGCATGACGCTCAAGATGAACGCACTCGAAGACGAAGCCATGATCGAGCGCCTCTACGATGCGAGTGCCGCCGGTGTCCCGATCGATCTGATCGTGCGCGGCATCTGCTGCCTGAAGCCGGGTGTGCCGGGCCTCAGTGAATCCATCCGGGCGCGTAGCCTCGTAGGCCCGTTCCTGGAGCATTCCCGCGCCTACCGTTTCGTGGCAGGCGGCGAGGAGCAGCTGTACCTGGCCTCGGCGGACTGGATGACCCGGAACCTGGATCGGCGCGTGGAGGTGGCCTTTCCCCTCTACGACCGGGAGGTGCGGCGCCAGGTGTCGGAGATGTTGGACCGCCAGCTCCGCGACAACGTGCGGGCCCGGGTCATCGACGCAGACCAGACCAATCGCTTCGTTCCGGAGGGCAGCCCCCGTGTGGATTCGCAACTGGCTGCATTCGACGCGATCGAGGGCTGA
- a CDS encoding NAD-dependent epimerase/dehydratase family protein, with protein MPSRREFIATGAAAGVTLLASPSTALADTAVRSILPPGRHPLRILILGGTGFLGPHTIAYALGRGHQVTTFTRGRTDPTVHQGLFNNVEQLVGDRATDLSALRGRHWDAVIDNSGQQAAWTRASAELLRDTVDLYLYTSSTGVYYPYLGSDLTESTELVMEVPPGLEGDAAASYGYGVMKANSELEARRIFGDDRTIVVRPTYIMGPGDRTDRFTYWPVRLARGGEVLVPGHADDPVQYIDVRDVSEWMVRLIEGRVAGTFNAVGPASNTGMHQFVYGAHAAFSSRATFIAVDDYDFLMEHELPFSIPWIIPLNEYVGSALVNKESALANGLTYRPLAQSAHDIYEWWMSDAVEPERRERMRSGERSLMAREGELLEAWKRRG; from the coding sequence ATGCCGAGTCGACGGGAGTTCATCGCCACGGGAGCTGCCGCGGGGGTCACGCTGCTGGCCAGCCCATCAACGGCTCTCGCCGACACAGCCGTGCGATCCATCCTTCCCCCGGGCCGGCACCCGCTCCGCATTCTCATCCTGGGGGGAACGGGCTTCCTGGGGCCCCACACCATCGCCTATGCGCTGGGCCGCGGCCATCAGGTCACCACCTTCACGCGGGGCCGCACCGATCCGACGGTGCACCAGGGCCTGTTCAACAACGTCGAACAGTTGGTTGGAGACCGTGCGACGGACCTGTCCGCGCTCCGGGGCCGTCACTGGGACGCCGTGATCGACAACTCGGGGCAGCAGGCCGCCTGGACGCGTGCGTCGGCGGAACTGCTGCGCGATACGGTGGATCTCTATCTGTACACCTCGTCCACAGGCGTCTACTACCCGTACCTGGGCAGCGACCTCACGGAGAGCACCGAGCTGGTCATGGAAGTGCCGCCCGGCCTGGAAGGGGACGCGGCAGCGTCCTACGGGTACGGGGTGATGAAGGCCAACTCGGAGCTGGAGGCGCGCCGGATCTTCGGGGACGACCGCACGATCGTGGTGCGTCCCACGTATATCATGGGCCCCGGTGATCGCACCGATCGGTTCACGTATTGGCCCGTGCGTCTGGCACGGGGCGGAGAGGTTCTGGTGCCTGGCCACGCCGACGATCCGGTCCAGTACATCGACGTGCGCGACGTCTCCGAGTGGATGGTCCGCCTCATCGAAGGTCGCGTCGCCGGTACGTTCAACGCCGTGGGCCCCGCTTCCAACACCGGCATGCACCAGTTCGTATACGGCGCCCACGCTGCGTTCAGCTCGCGGGCCACGTTCATCGCGGTGGACGACTACGACTTCCTGATGGAGCACGAGCTACCGTTCTCCATTCCCTGGATCATCCCGTTGAACGAGTACGTGGGCTCGGCACTCGTCAACAAGGAGAGCGCGCTGGCGAACGGCCTCACCTACCGGCCGCTCGCCCAGAGCGCGCACGACATCTACGAATGGTGGATGTCCGACGCCGTGGAGCCGGAGCGCCGCGAGCGCATGCGCTCCGGCGAACGCTCGCTCATGGCCCGGGAGGGCGAGTTGCTGGAGGCCTGGAAGCGGAGGGGCTGA
- a CDS encoding S8 family serine peptidase has protein sequence MEPMCVGPETPRVVGRTGRGVRIAVLDSGVNPWHPHVRGVEGGVDVLRDGSLGDDWTDRLGHGTAVTAAIKHHAPDAELWAVRIFGDRLATTLDGLVAGLEWSIARGAHLVNLSLGTTAQAHRPALEAALARARSAGVLVVSAAEHEGVCWLPGGLPDALGVRVATDLPPLTVRFTSTSAGGIRAESVGLPRSIPGVPAALNVHGISFAVANATGALARLLEAGTGPSGMAGVARALEALSPSASRPPATRPPGP, from the coding sequence ATGGAACCGATGTGCGTGGGCCCGGAGACTCCCCGCGTGGTGGGCCGCACGGGGCGGGGGGTGCGCATCGCGGTGCTGGACAGCGGCGTCAATCCCTGGCACCCCCATGTGCGGGGCGTCGAAGGCGGCGTGGACGTCTTGCGCGACGGGTCGCTCGGTGACGACTGGACCGACCGGCTCGGGCACGGCACGGCGGTCACGGCCGCGATCAAGCATCACGCTCCGGACGCGGAGCTCTGGGCGGTGCGGATCTTCGGCGACAGGCTCGCCACGACACTCGACGGTCTCGTGGCTGGACTGGAGTGGTCGATCGCCCGGGGGGCGCATCTCGTCAACCTGAGCCTCGGGACCACCGCGCAGGCGCACCGACCCGCGCTGGAAGCGGCGCTCGCCCGTGCGCGCAGCGCCGGGGTGCTGGTCGTCTCCGCGGCCGAGCACGAAGGCGTGTGCTGGCTTCCCGGCGGCTTGCCGGATGCATTGGGCGTGCGAGTGGCGACCGACCTCCCACCGCTCACGGTGCGCTTCACATCGACGAGCGCGGGCGGAATCCGGGCCGAATCCGTGGGACTTCCCCGGTCGATTCCGGGGGTGCCGGCTGCGCTCAACGTGCACGGCATCAGCTTCGCGGTGGCCAACGCCACCGGGGCGCTGGCTCGACTGCTGGAGGCCGGCACAGGCCCCTCCGGCATGGCCGGGGTCGCCCGTGCGCTGGAGGCGCTCAGCCCCTCCGCTTCCAGGCCTCCAGCAACTCGCCCTCCCGGGCCATGA
- a CDS encoding ABC transporter ATP-binding protein: MGLSLASTLASLALPYLTRRLVDDALLGRDLRALVTTVGAFTLLGVLGFALNVAAGLRYTHVSADILFAMRRDLYRHLQSLSPRYYARTPLGDIVSRINSDIGEIQRVAAETALAWIGSGLYLVGTVAVMLWLDARLFLIGLLALPPSLLALVIYRRRLEAGVTRVRERSADIGSFLIETLLGMRLVVASNAQDRELSRFEAKNDRFVEALLSMRWLTYLAGGLPALLLTLGTAVVFLYGGFRVIAGTVTLGTFAAFMAYQMRLLSPVQGLMGLYAGLATARASLVRVAEVFSVAPEVTSPAEAPPLGRVDGRLTLEGVHLAHDTVPVLAGVDVEVARGETVALVGPSGSGKSTLADLLTRQIDPDAGRVLLDGRDLTTMALSELRAQVLVIDSEPFLFNASIDENVRYARPDASPEDLEDALRAAGLHRIRDRRPDPHGPVGERGRGLSAGERQRVQIARALLARPAVLVLDEATAALDPASQAELWSAYARVLADRTTVIITHRPELARLADRIVLLENGRIRAEGPPSQLEADSAPLRRLFTSR; encoded by the coding sequence GTGGGCCTGAGCCTGGCCTCGACGCTGGCGTCGCTGGCCCTGCCCTACCTGACTCGACGGCTCGTCGACGACGCCCTGTTGGGGCGCGACCTGCGGGCACTCGTCACCACGGTCGGCGCCTTCACGCTGCTGGGCGTGCTGGGCTTCGCTCTCAACGTCGCCGCCGGCCTCCGCTACACGCACGTCTCGGCAGACATTCTCTTCGCCATGCGTCGGGACCTCTACCGGCATCTCCAGAGTCTGTCGCCACGCTACTACGCGCGCACCCCGCTCGGCGACATCGTCTCCCGTATCAACTCCGACATCGGCGAGATCCAACGCGTCGCGGCCGAGACGGCGTTGGCCTGGATCGGAAGTGGCCTCTATCTGGTGGGGACGGTGGCCGTGATGCTGTGGCTGGACGCCCGCCTGTTCTTGATCGGGCTGCTGGCACTACCGCCATCGCTGCTGGCCCTGGTGATCTATCGCCGCCGGCTGGAGGCCGGCGTGACCCGGGTGCGGGAGCGCAGCGCCGACATCGGCTCCTTCTTGATCGAGACACTGCTGGGGATGCGCCTGGTGGTCGCGAGCAACGCTCAGGACCGCGAGCTGTCCCGCTTCGAAGCGAAGAACGACCGTTTCGTCGAGGCGCTCCTGTCCATGCGCTGGCTCACCTATCTCGCCGGCGGCCTGCCTGCCCTGCTGCTCACGCTCGGCACAGCCGTGGTGTTCCTGTACGGTGGCTTCCGTGTCATCGCTGGCACCGTGACCCTCGGGACGTTCGCCGCCTTCATGGCCTACCAGATGCGGCTGCTGTCACCGGTGCAGGGACTGATGGGCCTCTACGCGGGGCTGGCTACGGCTCGGGCCTCGTTGGTCCGCGTGGCCGAGGTCTTCTCCGTAGCGCCGGAGGTGACATCCCCAGCGGAGGCGCCGCCCTTGGGCCGGGTGGATGGACGGCTCACCCTGGAGGGCGTGCACCTCGCGCACGACACCGTGCCGGTCCTGGCCGGCGTGGACGTCGAGGTCGCGCGTGGAGAGACCGTCGCGCTGGTGGGACCGAGCGGGAGCGGCAAGTCGACCCTCGCCGACCTGCTCACGCGGCAAATCGATCCCGACGCCGGTCGGGTGCTGCTGGATGGGCGCGACCTCACGACGATGGCGTTGTCAGAGCTGAGAGCGCAGGTCCTGGTGATCGACTCGGAGCCCTTCCTGTTCAACGCGTCGATCGACGAGAACGTGCGCTACGCACGACCGGACGCGAGTCCCGAGGACCTGGAAGACGCGCTGCGCGCCGCCGGCCTCCACCGGATCCGCGACCGTCGACCGGATCCGCACGGTCCCGTGGGGGAGCGCGGACGAGGGCTCTCGGCGGGCGAGCGTCAGCGCGTCCAGATCGCGCGCGCGCTGTTGGCTCGCCCGGCCGTGCTGGTGCTGGACGAGGCCACCGCGGCCCTGGATCCCGCCAGTCAGGCCGAATTGTGGTCGGCCTATGCGCGCGTGTTGGCGGACCGTACCACGGTGATCATCACGCACCGGCCCGAGTTGGCGCGACTCGCCGACCGTATCGTGCTGCTGGAGAACGGTCGCATCCGAGCGGAGGGCCCGCCGTCGCAGCTCGAGGCCGACAGCGCTCCGTTGCGCCGCCTCTTCACGAGCCGGTGA